In Patescibacteria group bacterium, the following proteins share a genomic window:
- a CDS encoding [FeFe] hydrogenase, group A — MNKLVNIKINGKKIKCSPDITIWQVARDNGIEIPGLCGHPDFPPKANCRVCVVEIKGRQKLATSCSIKPEEGMSITTDSPRVKKARNFNLELIFAEHIEKCPTCIRNTNCRLLNYAEKYKIEIARFSDRKGKRKTYKFANAVEIDGSQCVDCRNCVDACSLLQKINYLEIQGKGINQEIVPAKNTYIDCIYCGQCALHCPVASAQEQTSWEEIDKLLANRGDKILVAMFAPSIRVSIGEEFGLPHGKVVTGQLVSALKNLGFDYVFDVIFGADMTTVVEAAELIERINGKKNLPMITSCCPGWVKYAEFYHPEILPNLTTARSPHVHLAGAIKTFWAQNQKIDPKKIVTVSIMPCTAKKFESRRVELKINGLAPVDYVLTTREFAWLLKRKKIELGKLKPSEVSTPASGGDSAGSIYGASGGVMESALRTAASLICKGNKICDNRLDFKEARGMAGIKEAKVKIGNKNLRIAVVNGIGNIDPIIKRLNNYDYIEVMACPGGCIGGGGQPIPTTPEIRKKRADALYGIDKNAPLRKAHENKGVLEILKWLKTQGKLNSQVLYTKYIKRS; from the coding sequence ATGAATAAACTGGTAAATATTAAAATAAACGGGAAAAAGATCAAATGTTCGCCGGATATTACTATCTGGCAGGTGGCGCGCGACAACGGAATAGAAATTCCCGGCCTTTGCGGCCACCCGGATTTCCCGCCTAAAGCCAATTGCCGGGTTTGCGTGGTTGAGATAAAAGGCCGGCAAAAACTGGCTACTTCCTGTTCAATAAAACCCGAAGAAGGCATGTCGATAACGACTGACAGCCCGCGGGTTAAAAAGGCGCGCAATTTTAATCTTGAGCTTATCTTTGCCGAGCATATAGAAAAATGCCCGACTTGCATCCGGAATACTAACTGCCGCCTTCTAAACTACGCTGAAAAATATAAAATTGAAATTGCCCGCTTTTCCGACCGGAAAGGGAAGAGAAAAACCTATAAATTCGCCAACGCGGTGGAAATTGACGGCTCCCAGTGCGTTGACTGCCGGAACTGCGTTGACGCCTGCTCCCTCTTGCAAAAAATTAACTACTTGGAGATCCAGGGAAAAGGAATTAACCAGGAAATCGTACCGGCCAAAAATACTTATATCGATTGCATATATTGCGGCCAATGTGCCCTGCACTGTCCGGTAGCTTCCGCCCAAGAACAAACCAGCTGGGAAGAAATCGATAAGCTTTTAGCTAACCGGGGAGATAAAATTTTAGTGGCCATGTTTGCCCCCTCCATAAGGGTAAGCATCGGGGAAGAATTCGGCTTGCCGCACGGCAAAGTAGTTACCGGCCAGTTAGTATCAGCCTTAAAAAATCTCGGATTTGATTACGTATTTGACGTAATCTTCGGAGCGGATATGACGACAGTTGTTGAAGCCGCGGAACTTATAGAGCGGATAAACGGTAAAAAAAATCTGCCGATGATTACTTCCTGCTGTCCTGGCTGGGTGAAGTATGCCGAGTTTTATCATCCGGAAATATTGCCTAACTTAACAACCGCCCGTTCCCCGCATGTCCATTTAGCCGGAGCCATAAAAACTTTTTGGGCCCAAAACCAAAAAATTGACCCGAAAAAAATCGTTACCGTATCGATAATGCCCTGTACGGCCAAAAAATTCGAGTCGCGCCGGGTGGAGTTAAAAATTAACGGGCTGGCTCCGGTTGATTACGTCCTTACCACCCGCGAATTCGCCTGGCTTTTAAAAAGGAAGAAAATTGAACTGGGAAAATTAAAACCGTCCGAAGTTTCAACTCCGGCATCTGGAGGCGATTCAGCCGGCTCCATATACGGAGCTTCCGGAGGAGTTATGGAATCAGCCTTGCGAACGGCCGCATCGCTTATCTGCAAAGGAAATAAAATCTGCGATAATAGATTAGACTTTAAAGAAGCCCGGGGCATGGCCGGAATAAAGGAAGCCAAAGTGAAAATCGGTAATAAGAACCTGCGCATCGCGGTGGTAAACGGCATCGGAAATATTGACCCGATCATAAAAAGACTAAATAATTATGACTATATAGAGGTTATGGCCTGTCCGGGAGGGTGTATTGGCGGCGGCGGCCAGCCTATCCCAACCACGCCGGAAATAAGGAAAAAGCGCGCTGACGCGCTATATGGCATCGATAAAAATGCCCCCCTGCGAAAAGCCCATGAAAATAAAGGGGTTTTAGAAATTTTAAAATGGCTAAAAACCCAGGGAAAATTAAATTCCCAGGTTTTATATACCAAGTATATTAAACGTTCATAA
- a CDS encoding ECF transporter S component has protein sequence MDYLKEKTLELVNVHAAIQFLVLGSIATFLPFFIHVQFLTGPIVNAILIIALFLCGIRSAITLALIPSLMALAGGLLPAVLAPVVPFIMISNCILIFTIEFLYKKFEQAKSGFWIGLAAGAALKWVFLILSTGFISKLLLKQELAVKVVQMMSWPQLATAIAGGVIAFGILKPLKSIK, from the coding sequence ATGGACTATTTAAAAGAAAAAACTTTAGAATTAGTAAATGTTCACGCGGCGATACAGTTTTTAGTCTTGGGAAGCATTGCCACTTTCTTGCCGTTTTTTATCCATGTCCAATTTTTAACCGGACCGATCGTTAACGCCATATTGATAATTGCCCTTTTTCTCTGTGGCATCCGGAGCGCTATCACGCTGGCATTAATCCCGAGCCTCATGGCCTTGGCGGGCGGACTATTGCCGGCAGTCTTAGCTCCGGTCGTGCCATTCATAATGATTAGTAATTGCATTCTTATTTTCACCATAGAATTCTTGTACAAAAAATTTGAACAGGCTAAATCAGGATTCTGGATTGGCCTCGCGGCCGGCGCCGCGCTAAAATGGGTTTTTCTAATCCTGTCCACTGGATTTATTTCCAAGCTTTTACTTAAGCAGGAGCTGGCTGTTAAGGTTGTCCAGATGATGAGCTGGCCGCAACTCGCGACAGCCATAGCCGGAGGAGTAATCGCTTTCGGCATACTAAAACCTTTAAAATCCATAAAGTAA
- a CDS encoding CCA tRNA nucleotidyltransferase, with amino-acid sequence MKIPKYIREILDVLEKAGFEGYIVGGCVRDLIMEKAPKDFDVTTNARPEQIQKIFSGGKYENSFGTVLLPIRDGEEVIDVVEITTYRSEQGYSDRRHPDQVVFEEKLDKDLERRDFTINAMAMSLKGKKTEIIDLFGGKKDIEKKIIRAVGEPADRFKEDALRMMRAIRFSSELGFEIEPKTERAIVRLAGGVKFISKERIRDELIKILASDEPYEGIIKLHEMKLLQYIIPELERGVGVKQDRHHIYTVFKHSVLALKFCPGKDWRVRLAALLHDIAKPQTKDMSKGYSTFYNHDILGAKIAKKIMERLKFSNAEMEKVTLLVRNHMFYYNVGEVTEASVRRLVKKVGADNLKDLIDLRIADRLGSGVPKAKPYKLRHLEYMMEKVKKDPISAKMLKIGGNDIMELLAIEPGPKIGAILEVLLAEVIEDPKQNKKDILLIRAAELNKLDLGQLRDRAKEKIEEKKEEEDKELKSEFWVK; translated from the coding sequence ATGAAAATTCCTAAATACATCAGGGAAATTTTAGATGTTTTGGAAAAAGCAGGCTTTGAAGGCTATATTGTCGGCGGATGCGTGCGAGATTTGATAATGGAAAAAGCGCCAAAAGATTTTGACGTTACCACCAACGCCCGGCCCGAGCAAATCCAAAAAATTTTTTCCGGCGGAAAATATGAAAATTCATTCGGAACGGTTTTATTGCCGATTAGAGACGGGGAAGAGGTAATTGACGTAGTCGAAATTACGACTTACAGAAGCGAACAAGGCTATTCGGACCGGCGCCATCCGGACCAAGTGGTTTTCGAAGAAAAATTGGACAAAGATCTGGAGCGCCGGGATTTTACGATTAATGCCATGGCTATGTCCCTCAAAGGCAAAAAAACGGAAATTATCGACCTCTTCGGCGGAAAAAAAGATATCGAAAAAAAGATTATCCGGGCCGTAGGGGAGCCGGCAGACCGTTTTAAGGAGGATGCTTTGCGAATGATGCGGGCGATCCGGTTTTCTTCGGAGTTAGGATTCGAGATTGAGCCTAAAACCGAAAGGGCGATAGTCAGACTGGCAGGCGGGGTAAAATTTATTTCTAAAGAAAGAATCCGCGATGAGCTGATTAAAATCTTAGCGTCTGACGAGCCTTACGAAGGAATAATAAAACTCCATGAAATGAAATTATTGCAATATATAATTCCCGAGCTGGAAAGGGGAGTCGGGGTCAAGCAGGACCGGCACCACATTTATACGGTATTCAAGCATTCGGTATTAGCCCTGAAATTTTGCCCGGGAAAAGACTGGCGGGTACGGCTGGCCGCGCTCCTGCACGACATAGCCAAGCCGCAAACCAAAGACATGAGCAAAGGCTATTCCACTTTCTATAACCACGATATTCTAGGCGCGAAAATCGCCAAAAAAATAATGGAGCGGCTTAAATTTTCCAATGCCGAAATGGAAAAAGTTACCCTCTTGGTTCGCAACCACATGTTTTATTATAATGTCGGGGAAGTAACCGAAGCCTCGGTCCGGCGCCTCGTAAAAAAAGTCGGAGCGGATAACCTAAAAGATCTAATCGATTTGCGCATCGCTGACCGCCTAGGTTCAGGCGTTCCCAAAGCCAAACCCTATAAACTGCGGCACCTTGAATACATGATGGAAAAAGTGAAAAAAGATCCGATTTCCGCGAAGATGCTAAAAATCGGCGGCAATGATATAATGGAGTTATTGGCAATTGAGCCCGGACCGAAAATCGGGGCGATTTTGGAAGTCCTTTTGGCTGAAGTGATAGAAGATCCTAAACAGAATAAAAAAGACATCCTGCTAATAAGGGCGGCCGAATTAAACAAGCTGGATTTAGGCCAATTAAGGGACCGGGCTAAAGAAAAAATTGAAGAAAAAAAAGAGGAGGAAGATAAAGAACTAAAAAGCGAATTTTGGGTAAAATAA
- a CDS encoding peptidylprolyl isomerase gives MKKFLIPIVISALALTGCRGEKNSLIDEKNAEEGINSFDSSDVNGKIKAIRNGLTPKVAPTGKSPDGQGLAGENAPADEQANTGGKIQLENLTSVYSQADIKTNFGDITVKFYSQESPVTVNVFLNLAKKNFYDGTKFHRVIKDFMIQGGDPLSKDDDPTNDGQGGPGFQFQDEINPHKLVQGSLAMANSGPNTNGSQFFIVTASSTPWLDGKHTNFGYVVDGLDTVLKIGDLETRSDRPLEDVIIEKIELK, from the coding sequence ATGAAAAAATTCTTAATCCCAATAGTCATTTCCGCCCTTGCCTTAACCGGCTGCCGTGGCGAAAAAAATTCGTTAATTGACGAAAAAAACGCAGAAGAAGGCATTAACAGTTTCGACAGCTCGGACGTAAATGGTAAGATTAAAGCCATCCGCAACGGATTAACGCCAAAAGTGGCGCCTACCGGCAAGAGCCCTGATGGACAGGGCCTGGCAGGAGAAAACGCGCCAGCGGACGAACAAGCCAATACGGGCGGGAAAATCCAGTTAGAAAATTTAACTTCCGTTTACAGCCAAGCGGATATAAAAACCAACTTCGGCGATATCACGGTAAAATTTTATAGCCAGGAATCGCCGGTTACGGTGAATGTATTTCTGAATTTAGCCAAAAAGAACTTTTACGACGGCACAAAATTCCACCGGGTGATTAAGGATTTTATGATTCAGGGGGGCGATCCGTTATCCAAGGATGATGATCCAACAAACGATGGCCAGGGCGGTCCCGGTTTCCAGTTTCAGGATGAGATCAATCCCCATAAGCTCGTCCAAGGCAGCCTGGCTATGGCCAATTCCGGCCCCAATACCAATGGTTCGCAATTTTTTATCGTAACCGCGTCTTCCACCCCCTGGCTTGACGGCAAGCATACGAACTTCGGTTATGTCGTTGACGGCCTTGACACGGTTTTAAAAATAGGGGATTTAGAGACTAGAAGCGACCGGCCGCTGGAAGATGTTATAATCGAAAAAATCGAACTAAAATAA
- a CDS encoding Mur ligase family protein, translated as MKSSLKIALKYYLKIVARLALIIHRPTIIAIAGSTNKTIIKSQITSELSKEREVRSNARGFNTEIGLPVAILSLPSGYGSYKAWFSVILRAPLAIFDARFPKVLVLELGVSKPGDMKYLLSIIRPHIAIISDITQRYIGSFSNMGQLVKEYEYLLNHLRKNAVAVLNSDNMKIFEISKAVNCKKIFFGFGDDADFKVTECVAKLEKQSIRVSVGGEIKGYEISRPGRHQVYAALAAKISEEAIKAF; from the coding sequence ATGAAATCATCTTTGAAAATTGCCTTAAAGTATTACTTAAAAATTGTCGCCCGGCTGGCATTAATCATCCATCGCCCGACGATAATCGCCATTGCCGGCAGTACCAATAAAACAATTATTAAAAGCCAAATTACTTCGGAGTTAAGCAAAGAAAGGGAAGTCCGCTCCAACGCACGGGGATTTAATACTGAAATCGGCTTGCCGGTAGCCATCCTTTCCCTGCCTTCGGGGTACGGATCTTACAAGGCTTGGTTCTCCGTAATTTTGAGGGCTCCCCTGGCGATTTTTGACGCCCGCTTTCCCAAAGTGCTGGTTTTAGAGCTCGGCGTCTCAAAGCCTGGAGACATGAAGTATCTTTTATCGATTATCCGGCCGCATATCGCCATTATTTCCGATATCACCCAAAGATATATCGGAAGCTTTTCTAATATGGGCCAGCTGGTCAAGGAATATGAATATCTTTTGAATCACCTTCGGAAAAACGCCGTTGCCGTCTTAAATTCCGATAATATGAAAATTTTTGAGATTTCTAAAGCGGTAAATTGCAAAAAGATATTTTTCGGCTTTGGAGACGATGCCGATTTCAAGGTAACAGAGTGCGTGGCTAAACTGGAAAAACAGAGTATAAGAGTAAGTGTTGGCGGAGAAATAAAAGGCTACGAGATCAGCCGGCCGGGCAGGCATCAGGTTTATGCCGCACTGGCGGCGAAAATTTCAGAGGAAGCAATTAAAGCTTTTTAG
- a CDS encoding cell division protein FtsQ/DivIB, whose amino-acid sequence MASSWSKSRVKKPYYRKASGNPFFNRPKKRNSLSAKAKIISFLVLFLMAGLIWILFFSKLFLINSLEIQGQPEEIKKAIEEKAWQETKKRRFLFFTEANLFIFDKNRLADSLKTDYAFDQLMINKSLFHKIKIEFHQKDFSLVWKEGDKYYFIDDKGVILKEADPLNIKTDNFPIIENQGEPLAENKKIGDELSRLDYTRNLFAAIKSNKDQEIKIEKFVIDKDAQTVKLLVNSGPQILFSIEAGMDGQLTRLFSLIKEKLKDEYLKKKYIDLRFGELIYYQ is encoded by the coding sequence ATGGCCTCAAGCTGGTCGAAATCAAGGGTAAAAAAGCCATATTATCGAAAAGCGTCCGGAAATCCTTTTTTCAACCGTCCGAAAAAAAGAAACAGCCTTTCGGCAAAAGCAAAAATAATTTCTTTTTTAGTATTATTTTTGATGGCGGGATTAATATGGATTTTATTTTTTTCCAAATTATTTTTAATAAACAGCCTTGAAATCCAAGGCCAGCCCGAGGAAATAAAAAAGGCAATTGAGGAAAAAGCCTGGCAGGAGACAAAAAAACGGCGCTTTCTATTTTTTACCGAAGCTAATCTTTTTATCTTTGACAAAAACCGCCTGGCCGACAGCTTAAAAACCGATTATGCTTTTGATCAGCTAATGATAAATAAGAGTTTATTCCATAAGATAAAAATCGAATTCCATCAAAAAGATTTTTCTCTTGTCTGGAAGGAGGGAGACAAGTATTATTTTATTGATGATAAAGGGGTAATTTTAAAAGAAGCCGATCCGCTAAACATAAAAACCGATAATTTTCCGATAATTGAGAACCAGGGAGAGCCGCTGGCTGAAAATAAGAAAATCGGCGACGAATTAAGCCGGCTGGATTATACCCGGAACCTTTTCGCGGCAATAAAAAGCAATAAAGACCAGGAAATAAAAATCGAAAAGTTCGTAATCGACAAAGATGCCCAGACAGTAAAACTCTTAGTCAATTCCGGCCCTCAAATATTATTTAGCATTGAAGCCGGCATGGACGGCCAGCTTACCCGGTTATTCTCTTTAATTAAGGAAAAGCTAAAGGACGAATATCTGAAAAAGAAGTACATTGATTTAAGATTTGGCGAGTTAATCTATTATCAATAG
- a CDS encoding tyrosine-type recombinase/integrase, with translation MPPKPITKYLVDYLEFLEIEKGLSSKTQENYSRFLSRFFNWLKEGGIGELLPSQLTYEHVWKYRVYMSKFADKKTGKGLKKSTQNYYLIALRGMLEYFIEKDIPSLPPSKIKLAKNKGDKEIKFLNLDQVETLLLAPAMDSIQGLRDRAILETLFSTGLRVAELVRLNRDQFKMKNLKGDIEITVVGKGGKVRTVYFSDRAVASLKRYLEARKDFDPALFINFKRGESKTNASRRLTTRSIEDIVKKYILISGLPVMASPHTLRHSYATDLLTQGVDLRTVQEFLGHRNIATTQIYTHVTNKRLRDIHKNFHGGKKIKDR, from the coding sequence ATGCCGCCTAAACCAATAACAAAATATCTAGTTGATTACCTTGAATTCCTTGAGATCGAAAAGGGCCTCTCTTCTAAAACCCAGGAGAATTATTCCCGCTTTTTATCAAGATTTTTTAATTGGCTCAAAGAGGGAGGGATCGGGGAACTACTCCCCTCTCAACTTACCTATGAACACGTCTGGAAGTACCGCGTATACATGTCCAAGTTCGCGGACAAAAAAACCGGAAAAGGATTAAAAAAATCCACCCAAAACTATTATCTAATCGCCCTGCGCGGAATGCTTGAATACTTTATTGAGAAAGATATCCCTTCCCTTCCGCCTTCAAAAATTAAGCTCGCTAAAAATAAAGGCGATAAAGAAATTAAATTTTTAAATCTAGACCAGGTGGAAACCTTGCTTTTAGCCCCGGCGATGGATTCCATACAGGGATTAAGAGACCGCGCCATTTTGGAAACCCTCTTTTCTACCGGCTTGCGGGTGGCCGAACTCGTTCGCTTAAACCGCGACCAGTTTAAAATGAAAAACCTGAAAGGAGACATTGAAATAACCGTAGTGGGAAAGGGCGGCAAGGTAAGAACGGTATATTTTTCCGACAGGGCGGTAGCCAGTCTTAAAAGATATTTGGAAGCCCGCAAGGATTTTGATCCGGCGCTTTTTATTAATTTCAAGCGCGGCGAGAGTAAAACAAACGCTTCCCGCCGATTAACGACAAGAAGCATTGAGGATATCGTAAAAAAATATATATTGATTTCCGGTCTGCCGGTTATGGCTTCCCCCCATACCCTAAGGCATTCGTACGCTACTGATCTATTGACCCAGGGAGTCGATTTAAGGACAGTTCAGGAATTCTTGGGCCACAGGAACATCGCCACTACTCAAATTTACACTCACGTAACCAATAAGCGCTTAAGGGATATCCATAAAAATTTCCACGGCGGAAAAAAAATAAAAGACCGGTAG
- a CDS encoding prepilin-type N-terminal cleavage/methylation domain-containing protein — MSQMKFNSLGFTLIELLVVISIIGFLSTLGVVNLKNAREKARDTTRLSDLKQLKNAMEMYFNDNRQYPPSAQTGIIGIGGTIDASLRPYLQKTPIDPLGSSDTPANSVHFYYYDGDVNCTGGEYARIAVIYSKVMERISGNASKICTTFTGLDGGGNANSYYILAGPYTN, encoded by the coding sequence ATGAGCCAAATGAAATTTAATAGCCTGGGATTCACCCTGATTGAACTTTTGGTGGTTATTTCCATTATCGGGTTCCTTTCCACGTTAGGAGTAGTGAATTTAAAAAACGCGCGAGAAAAAGCGCGCGATACAACCAGGCTGTCAGACCTAAAGCAACTGAAAAATGCTATGGAAATGTATTTTAACGACAACCGCCAATATCCTCCGTCCGCCCAGACCGGCATTATCGGGATCGGCGGTACGATTGACGCCTCTTTGAGGCCGTATTTGCAAAAGACCCCGATTGACCCGCTGGGATCATCCGATACGCCGGCCAATTCCGTCCATTTTTATTACTATGACGGCGATGTTAATTGCACCGGGGGAGAATACGCGCGCATTGCCGTAATTTATTCCAAAGTTATGGAGCGGATAAGCGGCAATGCCTCTAAAATATGCACGACTTTTACCGGCCTGGACGGTGGCGGCAACGCTAATTCGTATTACATTTTAGCCGGTCCATATACCAACTAA
- a CDS encoding peptidoglycan DD-metalloendopeptidase family protein: MPMPKKLKIIILFLFVCLSVSSFFLIKAIGMAADTGSSPQANEEVRNLNSQIEERKKRLKEIQDQQTAYSQAIREKQSEQASLGSQLSIIDNRAKKAELDIAETEVEIDRTQLEIQKTQLEIKEKEDEIQTRKEYIGKVLRLVYKQDDVSSLEALLLNDSFSEFLNQLKYLEDVNSEIQEALGEVKDRKAELDKIKIELDAKAAELAKFKAGLEEKKQNLAVEYDNKNYLLEETRQSESQYQSLLSQAKREQAAAAADISNLEKTVRERLTRLDPKKLEYNDSGMIWPVARNVVTATFHDPDYPFRFVFEHPAVDIRAGQGTPIKAASSGYVARAKNGGKAYSYIMLIHGDGLATVYGHVSKIYVEEDEYVTQGQVIGLSGGMPGTPGAGPLTTGPHLHFEVRLNGIPVNPLEYLP, encoded by the coding sequence ATGCCCATGCCTAAAAAGCTAAAAATTATTATTTTATTTCTTTTTGTCTGCCTGTCAGTTTCTTCGTTTTTCTTAATTAAAGCGATCGGAATGGCGGCGGACACCGGAAGCTCACCGCAAGCCAATGAAGAAGTGCGGAATCTGAATTCGCAAATTGAAGAAAGAAAAAAAAGATTGAAGGAGATCCAGGACCAGCAAACCGCCTACAGCCAGGCGATTCGGGAAAAACAGTCCGAGCAGGCGAGCTTGGGGAGCCAGTTATCAATTATCGATAACCGGGCAAAAAAAGCCGAGCTGGATATTGCCGAGACCGAGGTTGAAATTGACCGGACCCAGCTGGAAATCCAAAAAACCCAGCTGGAAATAAAAGAAAAAGAGGATGAAATCCAAACCCGGAAAGAATATATCGGAAAAGTTTTGAGGCTGGTTTATAAGCAGGATGACGTAAGCTCTCTGGAAGCGCTTTTGCTTAATGATTCTTTTTCGGAATTTTTAAACCAGTTAAAATATTTGGAAGACGTAAATTCGGAAATTCAGGAAGCCTTGGGCGAAGTCAAGGATAGAAAGGCTGAACTGGATAAAATAAAGATTGAGCTCGACGCCAAGGCGGCAGAACTGGCGAAATTTAAGGCCGGGCTGGAAGAGAAAAAACAAAATTTGGCGGTCGAGTATGATAACAAGAATTATTTATTGGAAGAAACCCGCCAGTCGGAATCCCAGTACCAGTCTCTTTTGAGCCAGGCCAAGAGAGAGCAGGCGGCCGCCGCGGCGGATATCAGCAATTTGGAAAAAACCGTAAGAGAAAGGCTCACCCGGCTTGACCCGAAAAAACTGGAATATAACGACTCGGGCATGATCTGGCCGGTAGCGCGCAACGTAGTCACCGCCACATTCCACGATCCGGATTATCCTTTCAGGTTTGTTTTTGAGCATCCGGCAGTTGATATCCGGGCTGGGCAGGGGACTCCGATCAAAGCCGCTTCATCCGGCTATGTTGCCCGGGCTAAAAACGGCGGTAAAGCTTATAGCTATATTATGCTTATCCATGGCGACGGTCTGGCAACGGTTTACGGGCATGTTTCAAAAATTTATGTTGAGGAAGACGAATACGTAACGCAAGGCCAGGTTATCGGTCTTTCTGGCGGAATGCCGGGAACGCCCGGCGCCGGACCGCTTACTACCGGGCCGCATCTCCATTTTGAAGTCCGCTTAAACGGCATACCGGTTAATCCTTTAGAATATTTGCCTTAA
- the thrS gene encoding threonine--tRNA ligase, with amino-acid sequence MAKDEKNIEALRHSLSHVMMQALEKMYKAIPGVGPSIENGFYHDFDAKHQVSEVDLAKIEEEMRKIIKEDLVIKKSEMPVKKGIEFLEKKKYIYTAELARDLEREGESVITFFEQGDFINMCKGPHIASTGKINPEGFKLTKLAGAYWKGDEKNKMIQRIYGVAFETKKELEEYLKRMEEAEKRNHIKLGKELELFASFNEIGPGLPVWLPKGYVIRRALEDYMIKMERSYGYVHIQTPHINRKELFETSGHWGFYNESMYPAFEVGQNLKDAQEGKKAKVKETYVLKPMNCPAGIMVYKMKPHSYRELPMKIGELGTVYRYEKSGEVHGLQRVRGFTQNDAHIFCTPEQLEDQFMEVMKMMDNFYKDLGFTNYKYRLSLSDAEKSKYVGDKESWKKAEETLRKVLEKNDVPFYEAKGEAAFYGPKLDVQAVNVYGKEDSISTIQVDFNLPERFELSYIDENGKKKQPFMIHRALIGSFERFFSYLIEYYAGAFPVWLSPVQVKILSVGEKHANFSEDFAKELVMAGIRAEADTGDETLGNKIRKASGEKIPYVIVIGDKEMGGGQLAVRLRGQKDLKQMSKDELIREVKEKIEKRASN; translated from the coding sequence ATGGCAAAAGATGAAAAAAATATCGAAGCTTTAAGGCACTCGCTGTCCCACGTAATGATGCAGGCTTTGGAAAAAATGTATAAAGCGATTCCCGGCGTCGGGCCGTCAATTGAAAACGGCTTTTACCATGATTTTGACGCAAAACACCAGGTGTCAGAAGTTGATTTGGCGAAAATCGAAGAAGAGATGCGGAAGATAATAAAGGAGGATTTAGTAATAAAAAAATCAGAAATGCCTGTTAAAAAGGGGATTGAGTTTTTGGAAAAGAAAAAATATATTTATACGGCTGAACTGGCGCGGGATTTAGAAAGGGAGGGGGAGAGCGTGATAACATTTTTTGAACAGGGAGATTTTATTAACATGTGCAAGGGTCCGCACATCGCTTCGACCGGGAAAATAAATCCGGAAGGCTTTAAATTGACTAAGCTCGCCGGCGCTTATTGGAAGGGCGACGAGAAAAATAAAATGATTCAGCGGATTTACGGCGTGGCTTTTGAAACTAAAAAAGAGCTGGAAGAATATTTAAAACGGATGGAAGAAGCGGAAAAGCGCAATCATATAAAGCTGGGAAAAGAACTTGAGCTTTTTGCCAGTTTTAATGAGATTGGGCCGGGACTCCCGGTTTGGCTCCCCAAAGGATATGTTATCCGCCGCGCGCTTGAAGATTATATGATTAAAATGGAGCGCAGCTACGGCTACGTCCATATCCAGACTCCGCACATCAACCGGAAAGAGCTTTTTGAAACTTCCGGCCACTGGGGTTTTTATAACGAAAGCATGTATCCGGCTTTTGAAGTCGGCCAAAATTTGAAAGACGCCCAGGAAGGCAAAAAAGCCAAAGTCAAAGAAACTTATGTCTTAAAGCCGATGAATTGCCCGGCCGGCATTATGGTTTATAAAATGAAGCCGCATAGCTACCGGGAACTGCCGATGAAGATCGGCGAGCTGGGCACGGTTTACCGTTATGAAAAATCCGGCGAGGTGCACGGCCTCCAGCGCGTCCGCGGCTTTACTCAAAACGACGCCCATATCTTCTGTACGCCGGAACAGCTTGAAGACCAGTTTATGGAAGTAATGAAAATGATGGACAATTTTTATAAAGATTTAGGGTTTACCAATTATAAATACCGGCTCTCGCTTTCCGACGCGGAAAAATCAAAATACGTGGGCGACAAGGAAAGCTGGAAAAAGGCCGAGGAAACTTTGCGCAAAGTGCTCGAAAAAAATGACGTGCCATTTTACGAAGCCAAAGGCGAAGCGGCTTTTTACGGTCCGAAGCTGGATGTCCAGGCAGTTAACGTTTACGGCAAAGAAGATTCAATTTCAACCATCCAGGTGGACTTCAATCTGCCGGAAAGGTTTGAACTGTCTTATATAGATGAAAACGGAAAAAAGAAGCAGCCGTTTATGATCCATCGGGCTCTGATCGGGTCATTTGAGCGCTTCTTCTCATATTTAATTGAATATTACGCCGGAGCGTTCCCGGTTTGGCTTTCACCGGTTCAGGTTAAAATACTGTCTGTTGGGGAAAAACACGCTAACTTTAGCGAAGATTTTGCTAAAGAGCTGGTAATGGCCGGAATTCGGGCTGAAGCCGACACTGGGGACGAAACTCTAGGCAACAAAATCCGCAAAGCTTCGGGAGAAAAAATACCTTACGTAATAGTAATCGGCGATAAAGAAATGGGCGGCGGCCAATTAGCCGTGCGCCTCCGTGGGCAAAAAGACTTGAAGCAGATGAGTAAGGACGAGCTGATTAGGGAAGTGAAAGAAAAGATTGAAAAAAGGGCCTCAAACTAG